The following coding sequences lie in one Musa acuminata AAA Group cultivar baxijiao chromosome BXJ3-1, Cavendish_Baxijiao_AAA, whole genome shotgun sequence genomic window:
- the LOC135629098 gene encoding cell division cycle 20.2, cofactor of APC complex-like has product MSSSRSRRVEYDRFIPFRSAMDMDYARFALTGPSRPQRDGSRESPSSVAYQKLLDECILKNRSRILAFKTAPEASASKLPEFDEPIRPQKKQQRRIPKEPERVLVIHGLLDDNVLNLLDWGSNNVLAIGLEDAVYLWDAANESTKLLQPEEDRGPITCIRWSPDCAVLAVAFGNSDLSLIDTATGHVVDGMEDENQAPVLSLAWRSNSILTVGRFDGTVVDYDFRKDDMFICFYNGHLRGVCSLKWSVLSGRYLASGGQDKLVHIWDACMPVSRDHPRQRQWLHRISSHTSIVKAVDWCPTRSNLLASGGGCNDHCVKFWNTVNGACLNSIDAGSEVCALLWDKNKSELLTSHGSPNNQLTLWNYPSMTRVAEVSGHSSRVLSLAGSPLGGVVASAAADETVRFWNIFETPKITKPELPFAQFNVLIR; this is encoded by the coding sequence atgtcttcttcgcgttcTAGGCGTGTGGAGTACGACCGCTTCATCCCGTTCCGGTCGGCGATGGACATGGACTACGCACGCTTTGCCCTAACCGGGCCTTCGAGACCGCAGCGTGATGGTTCGAGGGAATCCCCATCGAGCGTGGCGTACCAAAAGCTTCTTGACGAGTGCATTTTGAAGAACAGGTCTCGTATCCTCGCTTTCAAGACTGCACCTGAAGCGTCGGCCAGCAAGCTGCCCGAGTTTGACGAGCCCATTCGGCCGCAGAAGAAGCAGCAGAGGCGAATCCCTAAAGAACCAGAGAGGGTTTTGGTAATCCACGGCTtgttggatgataatgttttgaatctcctcgactggggaagcaataatgtgttggcGATTGGCCTTGAGGACGCAGTGTATCTCTGGGACGCTGCAAACGAGTCGACTAAGCTTCTACAACCCGAAGAAGACAGAGGACCTATCACTTGCATCCGCTGGTCGCCAGACTGTGCAGTTCTTGCTGTCGCATTTGGCAATTCAGATTTATCCCTGATCGATACAGCAACAGGACATGTCGTGGATGGGATGGAAGATGAGAACCAGGCCCCTGTGTTGTCACTTGCGTGGAGAAGTAATTCAATCTTGACAGTCGGAAGATTTGATGGCACTGTTGTTGATTATGACTTTAGAAAGGATGACATGTTCATCTGTTTCTATAATGGGCATCTGCGTGGagtttgtagtcttaaatggtccGTGTTGTCAGGGCGGTATTTGGCGAGTGGAGGGCAGGACAAACTAGTGCACATATGGGATGCCTGCATGCCTGTCTCACGTGACCATCCACGTCAACGTCAATGGCTTCACAGGATCAGCAGCCACACTTCCATTGTGAAGGCCGTTGACTGGTGCCCAACTCGGAGCAACCtgctggcttctggtggaggTTGCAATGATCATTGCGTTAAGTTTTGGAACACCGTTAATGGTGCTTGCTTGAACTCGATTGATGCTGGCTCTGAAGTTTGTGCTTTGCTATGGGACAAAAACAAATCTGAATTACTGACCTCTCATGGTTCGCCGAACAATCAACTCACCTTGTGGAATTACCCATCCATGACGAGAGTGGCTGAGGTTTCCGGTCATTCATCCCGGGTTCTTTCCTTGGCTGGGAGTCCACTGGGaggtgtagtagcttctgcagCAGCAGATGAGACAGTCAGGTTTTGGAATATCTTTGAGACTCCCAAAATAACAAAACCTGAACTGCCCTTTGCCCAATTTAATGTTCTCATAAGATGA